In Flavobacterium gelatinilyticum, a genomic segment contains:
- a CDS encoding GxxExxY protein: MSENDLSRIVFNSALKVHQTLGPGLLESAYEECLFYELKKLDLKVEKQKPLPLIYEEVKLDVGYRLDILIENKLILEIKAVDCLNEVHFAQLLTYLKLTNCKLGLLINFNVALLKHGVKRIANNL; the protein is encoded by the coding sequence ATGTCAGAAAATGATTTATCCCGAATTGTATTTAATTCAGCTTTAAAAGTTCATCAAACCTTAGGTCCTGGTCTTTTAGAAAGTGCTTATGAAGAATGTTTGTTTTATGAATTAAAAAAATTAGATCTTAAAGTAGAGAAACAAAAGCCATTGCCATTAATTTACGAAGAAGTAAAATTAGATGTTGGATATCGTTTGGACATTTTAATAGAAAATAAACTAATTTTGGAAATAAAGGCAGTAGATTGTTTAAATGAAGTTCATTTTGCTCAGCTGCTTACTTATTTAAAACTAACAAATTGCAAATTAGGTTTATTAATAAATTTTAATGTCGCATTATTAAAACACGGCGTTAAAAGAATAGCAAACAACCTTTAA
- the hemW gene encoding radical SAM family heme chaperone HemW produces MSGIYIHIPFCKQACHYCDFHFSTSMKKKDDMVLALAKEIGMRKNEFENEIVETIYFGGGTPSVLSNEEINFLISEVYKNYKVVDNPEITLEANPDDLSAERILELSKSPINRLSIGIQSFYEDDLKMMNRAHNSAEAKKCLEEATKYFDNISLDLIYGIPGMSDEMWKQNIQTALDFGIPHISSYALTVEPKTALSKLIQTGKIAQPQDEAASNHFMILVETLQNNGFIHYELSNFGKENYFSKNNSAYWLGKKYIGIGPSAHSYDGEKRGWNIANNSLYIKSIQNNELPIETEVLTISDRYNEYIMTGLRTIWGVSLDRIENEFGLEYLDYLKKQSQKFLNDDLLSIENDILKPTPKGKFLTDGIASDLFYLEE; encoded by the coding sequence ATGTCGGGGATCTACATTCACATACCATTTTGCAAGCAGGCTTGTCATTACTGCGACTTTCATTTTTCGACTTCTATGAAAAAGAAAGACGATATGGTTTTGGCTTTAGCTAAAGAAATTGGTATGCGCAAAAATGAGTTTGAAAATGAAATTGTAGAAACTATTTATTTTGGCGGCGGAACGCCTTCTGTGCTGAGCAATGAAGAAATCAACTTTCTGATTTCGGAAGTTTATAAGAATTATAAAGTTGTCGATAATCCTGAAATTACACTGGAAGCCAATCCGGACGATTTGTCGGCGGAACGAATTTTAGAATTATCAAAAAGTCCGATAAATCGTTTAAGTATTGGCATCCAGTCTTTTTATGAAGATGATCTAAAAATGATGAATCGCGCTCATAATTCGGCGGAAGCCAAAAAATGTCTGGAAGAAGCGACAAAATATTTCGATAATATTTCGCTGGATTTGATTTACGGAATTCCGGGAATGAGCGACGAAATGTGGAAACAGAATATTCAAACGGCTTTAGATTTTGGGATTCCGCATATTTCGAGTTATGCTTTAACGGTTGAACCAAAAACGGCTTTGAGCAAATTAATTCAAACCGGAAAAATTGCCCAACCTCAGGATGAAGCGGCTTCAAACCATTTTATGATTTTGGTCGAAACACTTCAAAACAACGGTTTTATTCATTACGAATTATCAAATTTTGGAAAAGAAAATTATTTCTCCAAAAACAATTCGGCGTATTGGCTTGGCAAAAAATATATCGGAATTGGTCCTTCGGCGCATAGTTATGACGGCGAAAAAAGAGGTTGGAATATTGCTAATAATTCGCTTTATATAAAATCAATTCAAAATAACGAACTTCCTATTGAAACTGAAGTTCTGACAATTTCGGATCGTTATAATGAATATATTATGACGGGCTTACGAACCATTTGGGGCGTTTCTTTAGATAGAATCGAAAATGAATTTGGACTAGAATATTTAGATTATCTAAAGAAACAATCTCAAAAGTTCTTAAATGATGATTTGCTTTCGATTGAAAACGACATTCTAAAACCAACTCCAAAAGGAAAATTTTTAACGGATGGAATTGCTTCAGATTTATTTTATCTTGAAGAATAA
- a CDS encoding pseudouridine synthase — MNNKEGNNKRGGSRPNSSRSNSSKPKPPMPKRAQGPKKVKPEVKAAQEAAAEKLRKQNQPAKRQKASDEIRLNKYISNSGVCSRRDADIYIQSGNVKVNGAVVTEMGYLVKINDVVNFDGVTLTPEKKEYILLNKPKNFTTALDEGQEFRNVLELVRGATNAKIAPVGRMDKNTTGLLLFTNDTDMIRKFSLPNQKSSKIYQVSLDKNLKFEDLEKASKGLIIDGHRVTVEEISYIEKEAKSEVGLKLRTSNVKVVRAIFEHLDYDVLRIDRVSFAGLTKKNLPRGNWRFLTSQEIINLKNA; from the coding sequence ATGAACAACAAGGAAGGCAATAATAAAAGAGGCGGATCGAGACCAAACAGCTCAAGATCAAACTCAAGCAAGCCAAAACCTCCTATGCCTAAGCGCGCGCAAGGCCCTAAAAAAGTAAAACCTGAAGTTAAAGCGGCTCAGGAAGCAGCAGCTGAAAAACTGAGAAAGCAAAATCAGCCTGCTAAGAGACAAAAGGCTTCGGATGAAATTCGTCTGAACAAATACATCTCAAACTCAGGGGTTTGCTCACGTCGTGATGCTGATATCTATATCCAGTCTGGAAACGTAAAAGTAAACGGTGCTGTGGTAACAGAAATGGGTTATTTAGTAAAGATTAACGATGTTGTTAACTTTGACGGTGTAACGCTGACTCCGGAAAAGAAAGAATACATTTTGCTTAATAAGCCTAAAAATTTCACTACGGCTTTAGACGAAGGACAGGAATTTCGTAATGTCCTGGAGCTTGTTCGTGGTGCCACAAATGCAAAAATTGCTCCTGTTGGGCGTATGGATAAAAACACGACTGGATTGTTGTTGTTTACAAACGATACCGATATGATTCGTAAATTTAGTTTACCGAATCAAAAATCTTCTAAAATCTATCAGGTTTCTTTAGACAAAAACTTAAAGTTTGAAGATTTAGAAAAAGCAAGTAAAGGTTTGATTATAGACGGACACCGCGTTACGGTTGAAGAAATCAGTTATATCGAAAAAGAAGCAAAAAGCGAGGTAGGATTAAAATTACGTACTTCAAATGTAAAAGTAGTCCGTGCGATTTTTGAACATCTGGATTATGATGTACTGCGTATTGACCGTGTTTCTTTTGCCGGATTGACCAAAAAGAATCTGCCAAGAGGAAACTGGCGCTTTTTGACAAGTCAGGAAATTATCAATTTGAAAAACGCTTAA
- a CDS encoding WG repeat-containing protein, protein MGQNTWGYNDEKGNILIPLGKYKFLNPIDEKGMILADLKNKHGYIDIHENILVPFEYDDLTVFSEELACAKKNSKFGFINRKGKIVIPFQYDDETYFQKTGLALVKKNKLYGFINKKGKEIIPILYQNADEGTADSLVTLNKGGKWAFFDSFGKQKTDFIYDEIALSGIEIKGKSESSYWKNGLILVRKNNQIAYLDKNLKEVIPFGKYNTGERFNQHRIAIVSKNGKYGIIDEFGKERVKPEYDTMEHPEESYHESEIFVAEKSNYLVLLNEHGNKIYDKIKGFSFDYCRLNNKIEKIYHVQDLNGKYGAIDTKGKLIIPVIYDEFQDFGSNYNAIVNYKEKFGLIDSNNKTTYPIENELIYAGTRELDYYIIKKNSKVGIIDKNLKPIFNFDFQEINPCFYDTKNRFIAKQNDKYGVIDRAGRVIIPFEYSQMSNWVEYGPGENYHFVTKNKKHGLITKEGKTVIPVIYNSLFYNDDKTIILSKDGKYGVVTIQNKPIIPFMYEKIYIESIFAPKKKEIEFYVLQNGKYNAINNKNEVIRSNISKKEIEEKILRL, encoded by the coding sequence ATGGGACAAAATACATGGGGATATAATGATGAGAAAGGAAATATTCTTATTCCACTAGGAAAATATAAGTTCCTAAATCCAATAGATGAAAAAGGAATGATATTGGCTGACTTAAAAAACAAACACGGTTATATTGATATTCATGAAAATATACTTGTTCCGTTTGAATATGATGATTTAACTGTTTTTTCAGAAGAATTGGCTTGTGCAAAAAAGAATAGCAAATTTGGCTTTATAAATAGAAAAGGAAAAATAGTAATTCCGTTTCAATATGATGACGAAACCTATTTTCAGAAAACAGGATTAGCACTTGTCAAGAAAAACAAGCTTTATGGTTTTATAAACAAAAAAGGAAAAGAAATTATTCCAATTCTTTACCAAAATGCAGATGAAGGCACAGCAGACAGTTTAGTCACTTTGAATAAAGGAGGGAAATGGGCTTTCTTCGATTCATTTGGAAAACAGAAAACCGATTTTATTTATGATGAAATTGCTTTAAGTGGTATTGAAATAAAAGGAAAAAGCGAAAGTTCGTACTGGAAAAATGGCTTGATACTAGTTAGAAAAAACAATCAAATTGCTTATTTGGATAAAAACTTAAAAGAAGTCATTCCTTTTGGCAAATACAATACTGGTGAAAGATTTAATCAACACAGAATTGCTATAGTTTCTAAAAATGGAAAATATGGTATTATTGATGAATTTGGAAAAGAACGCGTTAAACCAGAATACGATACTATGGAACATCCTGAAGAATCTTATCATGAATCTGAAATTTTTGTTGCTGAAAAAAGCAATTATCTCGTTTTACTTAATGAACATGGAAATAAAATTTATGATAAGATAAAAGGCTTCTCTTTTGATTATTGCCGTTTAAATAACAAAATTGAAAAAATTTACCATGTTCAGGATTTAAATGGAAAATATGGTGCGATTGACACAAAAGGAAAATTGATAATTCCTGTTATATATGATGAATTTCAAGACTTTGGAAGTAATTACAATGCCATTGTAAACTATAAGGAAAAATTTGGATTAATCGATTCAAATAACAAAACAACTTACCCAATTGAGAACGAATTAATTTACGCAGGTACCCGAGAATTAGATTATTATATCATAAAGAAGAATAGCAAAGTTGGAATAATAGACAAAAACCTAAAACCAATTTTTAATTTTGACTTTCAAGAAATAAATCCCTGTTTCTATGATACGAAAAATAGATTTATTGCCAAACAAAATGATAAATACGGCGTTATAGACAGAGCTGGAAGAGTAATTATTCCTTTCGAATATAGTCAAATGTCAAATTGGGTTGAATATGGTCCTGGCGAAAATTATCATTTTGTGACAAAAAACAAAAAACACGGTTTGATAACCAAAGAAGGAAAAACAGTTATTCCTGTTATTTATAATAGCCTGTTTTATAATGATGACAAAACAATTATTCTCTCAAAAGATGGGAAATATGGAGTAGTTACAATACAAAACAAACCCATAATTCCTTTTATGTATGAAAAAATATATATTGAATCTATTTTTGCTCCAAAAAAGAAAGAAATTGAATTTTATGTGTTGCAAAATGGAAAATACAATGCAATAAATAATAAAAATGAAGTCATTAGGTCTAATATTTCAAAAAAAGAAATAGAAGAGAAAATTCTCCGATTATAA
- a CDS encoding glycosyltransferase family 2 protein, with amino-acid sequence MIFGLFSILGVYTICIGLLIYGFSRIKTYKKKNLEPKTSFTIIVPFRNEKENLPVLLESFSALNYPRDLFEVILVDDSSEEKFQISRFTFDVSQIDNIRVSNSPKKDAITTAMKHVKTDWVITTDADCIVPENWLLTYDSYIQENHQVSMLAGAVTYKCENAFLDHFQQLDLTSLQGATIGSFGLNKGFMCNGANFAYTKSLFEKLNGFEGNDKIASGDDVFLLQNAIEKFSNEVHYLKADETIVSTKPTETWKALFYQRVRWAAKTSSYKSSFGKVLGLIVFFGNLNFVIGFFLLIFGKLPYPIFVVFVSSKFLIDFILLYKTNQFLTKTKIQNLLPSSLLYPFFSSVVALYSLCGSYEWKDRKFKK; translated from the coding sequence ATGATTTTTGGATTATTCTCCATATTAGGTGTTTATACAATTTGCATTGGACTGCTTATTTATGGTTTTTCCAGAATAAAAACATATAAAAAAAAGAATTTAGAGCCTAAAACGAGCTTTACTATTATTGTTCCGTTTCGGAATGAAAAAGAAAATCTGCCCGTACTTTTAGAGAGTTTTTCAGCTTTAAATTATCCACGAGATTTATTTGAAGTTATTTTAGTTGATGATAGTTCAGAAGAAAAGTTTCAAATTTCACGTTTCACATTTGACGTTTCACAAATCGACAATATTCGAGTTTCAAATTCTCCGAAAAAAGACGCCATAACAACTGCCATGAAACACGTAAAAACCGATTGGGTTATTACTACAGATGCTGATTGTATTGTGCCTGAAAACTGGCTTTTAACGTATGATAGTTATATTCAGGAAAATCATCAGGTTTCTATGCTTGCAGGGGCTGTAACCTATAAATGTGAGAATGCTTTTCTGGATCATTTTCAGCAGCTGGATTTAACAAGTTTGCAGGGAGCAACGATTGGAAGTTTTGGTCTGAATAAGGGTTTTATGTGTAATGGAGCTAATTTTGCCTACACAAAATCACTGTTTGAAAAGTTGAATGGTTTTGAAGGGAATGATAAAATTGCCAGCGGCGATGATGTTTTTTTATTGCAGAATGCAATTGAGAAATTTTCAAATGAAGTTCATTATCTAAAAGCAGATGAAACAATTGTAAGCACAAAACCAACCGAAACATGGAAAGCGCTATTTTATCAAAGAGTGCGCTGGGCGGCAAAAACAAGTTCATACAAAAGCAGCTTTGGTAAGGTTTTAGGGCTGATTGTTTTCTTTGGGAATTTAAATTTTGTGATTGGATTTTTCTTGTTGATTTTCGGAAAACTGCCGTATCCTATTTTTGTTGTATTTGTTTCTTCGAAGTTTTTGATTGATTTTATACTGCTTTATAAAACCAATCAGTTTTTGACCAAAACGAAAATTCAAAACCTTTTACCAAGCAGTCTCTTGTATCCTTTTTTTAGTTCTGTTGTGGCTTTGTACAGTTTGTGCGGTTCTTATGAATGGAAAGACCGCAAGTTTAAAAAATAA
- a CDS encoding DUF937 domain-containing protein, with translation MTPNLQIELRRFISSNVVSKLNKFYFENDALLIKGIDVSIGTVLMGLYNKAEETGFYKTIVSFVEDNSSFYQEIDFTSGRILSVDDCYRLEGNPILKEIFTNKKGRISEMISNEVGIKSETAREILNFSALLVISYLKNNIQLLDSLKLLLEEQKRDILNSIQPGIKIILGFSCYETVEDKNQSIGRSIFTLFGHNFFSF, from the coding sequence ATGACCCCAAACCTACAAATTGAACTTAGACGTTTCATATCTTCAAACGTCGTTTCCAAATTAAACAAATTTTATTTCGAAAATGATGCCCTTTTGATAAAAGGAATCGATGTTTCAATTGGTACAGTTTTAATGGGACTTTATAATAAGGCAGAAGAAACGGGATTTTATAAAACAATTGTTTCATTTGTTGAAGATAACTCAAGCTTTTATCAGGAAATCGATTTTACATCTGGAAGAATCTTATCAGTCGACGACTGCTACAGACTGGAAGGAAACCCAATCTTAAAAGAAATTTTTACCAACAAAAAAGGAAGAATTTCAGAAATGATTTCAAACGAAGTCGGCATTAAAAGCGAAACAGCCCGCGAAATACTTAACTTTTCTGCATTACTTGTTATCTCTTATCTTAAAAATAACATTCAGTTATTAGACAGCTTAAAATTGCTTCTTGAAGAGCAAAAAAGAGATATCTTAAACAGCATTCAGCCCGGCATTAAAATTATCCTTGGATTTTCATGTTATGAAACTGTCGAAGACAAGAATCAATCTATCGGTAGATCAATTTTTACACTTTTCGGACATAACTTTTTTAGTTTCTAA
- the ruvC gene encoding crossover junction endodeoxyribonuclease RuvC: protein MTQERIILGIDPGTTIMGFGLIKVINKKMEFLQLNELQLSKYDNHYQKLRIIFERTIELIETHCPDEIAIEAPFFGKNVQSMLKLGRAQGVAMAAGLSRGIPITEYEPKKIKMAITGNGNASKEQVAKMLQQLLGLKELPKNLDSTDGLAAAVCHHFNSGKVVAGKSYSGWDAFVKQNEDRVKK from the coding sequence TTGACACAAGAACGCATCATATTAGGTATTGACCCAGGAACCACGATTATGGGGTTCGGATTGATTAAAGTAATCAATAAAAAAATGGAATTTCTGCAATTGAATGAATTGCAGCTTTCTAAATACGACAATCATTATCAAAAACTAAGAATCATCTTCGAAAGAACGATCGAACTTATCGAAACGCATTGTCCTGACGAAATTGCAATTGAAGCGCCTTTCTTTGGCAAAAACGTTCAATCAATGCTGAAATTAGGCCGTGCGCAGGGTGTTGCCATGGCAGCAGGACTTTCCAGAGGAATTCCGATTACAGAATACGAACCTAAAAAGATCAAAATGGCCATAACCGGAAACGGAAATGCCAGCAAAGAACAAGTTGCCAAAATGCTGCAACAGCTTTTAGGTTTAAAAGAATTACCAAAAAATCTCGATTCAACAGACGGTTTGGCGGCTGCAGTTTGCCATCATTTTAATTCCGGAAAAGTTGTTGCCGGAAAAAGTTATTCGGGCTGGGATGCTTTTGTGAAACAAAACGAAGATCGAGTTAAAAAATGA
- a CDS encoding DUF456 domain-containing protein: MDSLLLILGFICMIVGIFGSFIPVLPGLTASWAGLLLLYLTKAVEMNYWVLGITFVIMVVITILDYVIPAKGTKKFGGSSYGVWGTNIGLIIGILAPIPFGVIIGPFAGALIGEMMYDSKDHKRALKAATGSFLGFLASSFINFLAAVIYLGLFLSVAWKFRNILF; the protein is encoded by the coding sequence ATGGATTCACTACTGTTAATATTAGGGTTTATATGTATGATTGTCGGGATTTTTGGCAGTTTTATACCTGTTTTACCGGGCCTTACAGCTTCATGGGCCGGGTTATTGCTTTTGTATCTCACAAAAGCAGTCGAAATGAATTACTGGGTTTTAGGAATCACATTCGTTATAATGGTAGTCATTACCATTCTTGATTATGTTATTCCGGCCAAAGGAACTAAGAAATTTGGAGGGAGTTCGTATGGAGTCTGGGGAACCAACATAGGATTGATTATAGGTATTCTGGCTCCAATTCCTTTTGGAGTAATTATCGGACCGTTTGCAGGCGCTTTGATTGGAGAAATGATGTACGATTCTAAAGATCATAAAAGAGCTTTGAAAGCTGCAACCGGCTCGTTTCTTGGATTTCTTGCATCAAGTTTTATTAACTTTTTGGCAGCGGTTATTTACTTGGGCCTATTTTTGAGCGTGGCATGGAAATTTCGAAACATTTTATTTTAA
- a CDS encoding GNAT family N-acetyltransferase: protein MITVSTDKTKLDVLFIQNFLKDIYWAAGRTIEEVQRTIDASVCFGIYLDGKQIGFARVITDYVVFTYLMDVFITEEHRGKGYSSILIEAMMNEPQLQEVKIWRLATTDAHFLYEKFGFTKLNHPEKMMEKIIK from the coding sequence ATGATAACAGTATCTACAGATAAAACAAAACTCGACGTTCTCTTTATTCAGAACTTTTTAAAAGACATTTATTGGGCTGCAGGGCGAACCATAGAAGAAGTTCAAAGAACAATCGATGCTTCTGTTTGTTTTGGAATTTACTTAGACGGAAAACAAATTGGTTTTGCGCGCGTGATAACCGATTATGTTGTTTTTACTTATCTGATGGATGTATTTATTACAGAAGAACATCGCGGAAAAGGTTATTCGTCAATTTTAATTGAAGCGATGATGAACGAACCGCAATTACAGGAAGTCAAAATCTGGCGGCTGGCAACAACTGATGCGCACTTTTTATACGAGAAATTCGGATTTACAAAACTAAATCATCCTGAAAAGATGATGGAAAAAATAATCAAATGA
- a CDS encoding geranylgeranylglycerol-phosphate geranylgeranyltransferase, whose translation MLSRQQKLLVMKIVSLFSVVRGYNIPIIILAQYLSAIFILAPEKRALDILLDFYLFLIVFASAVTIASGYIINNFYDSRKDLINRPNKSMLDRLVSQKTKLTVYFSLNFLAVLMAGIVSWRAFLFFSAYIFLIWFYSHKIKKYPIVGNLTAAFMAVIPFFAILLYFYNSISFEEIENHRSHFVVISAHAMFLFLLLLIREMIKDLENLKGDLANDYHTIPITYNETVSKQIITVLTFLTIIPVYILVNIYDVGYMDIYFYVCFIVLLFFLLYLWKSNSKEQFLLLHNVLKFLIVSGVFCIVLINPSVLWHGRDLISNY comes from the coding sequence ATGTTAAGCAGACAGCAAAAACTTTTGGTAATGAAAATTGTCAGCCTGTTTTCTGTGGTACGCGGTTATAACATTCCAATTATTATTCTGGCGCAGTATTTATCGGCGATATTTATTCTGGCTCCCGAGAAAAGAGCGCTTGATATTTTATTGGATTTCTATCTGTTTCTGATTGTTTTCGCCTCAGCGGTTACGATTGCATCGGGTTATATTATCAATAATTTTTACGACAGCCGTAAAGACTTAATAAACAGACCCAACAAATCTATGCTGGATCGTCTGGTGAGCCAGAAAACAAAATTAACGGTTTATTTCAGCCTTAATTTTCTGGCCGTTTTAATGGCCGGAATTGTTTCCTGGCGTGCTTTTTTATTCTTTTCGGCTTATATTTTCCTGATTTGGTTTTACTCTCATAAAATTAAGAAATATCCAATTGTAGGGAATTTAACTGCAGCATTCATGGCTGTAATTCCATTTTTTGCCATTTTATTATATTTCTACAATTCGATTTCGTTTGAAGAAATTGAAAATCACCGCAGTCATTTTGTGGTAATTTCGGCACATGCCATGTTTTTGTTTTTACTGCTTTTGATCCGGGAAATGATCAAGGATCTGGAGAACTTAAAAGGTGATTTGGCAAATGATTATCACACTATCCCGATTACGTATAACGAAACGGTTTCGAAACAGATTATTACGGTTTTGACGTTTTTAACGATTATTCCGGTTTACATTTTGGTGAATATTTACGATGTGGGGTACATGGATATTTACTTTTATGTTTGTTTTATTGTACTGCTTTTTTTTCTGCTTTATTTATGGAAGTCAAATTCGAAAGAGCAGTTTTTATTACTTCATAATGTTTTAAAATTTCTGATTGTTTCGGGAGTTTTCTGTATTGTTTTGATAAACCCGAGTGTTTTATGGCACGGACGTGATTTGATTTCCAATTATTAA
- a CDS encoding cyclase family protein produces MKAKINNFEIDLSKPIDISIPLTNTDENPIAWYIEKPSIEPVVFGDWIGKVSEGKSSTNFNNIFFNPHGHGTHTECLGHITNDFYSINQSLKQFFFTAKLITIEPEKIGDDFVITKDQIASLVTEKTEALIIRTLPNQLDKKSRKYSNTNPPYLAEDAAIFIRESEIQHLLIDLPSVDKEHDEGKLLAHKAFWNVKDTVNLNQDARLNATITEMIYVPDEIEDGNYILNLQIASFENDASPSKPILYKIADFRL; encoded by the coding sequence ATGAAAGCAAAAATCAACAACTTCGAAATAGATTTATCAAAACCAATCGACATCTCGATTCCTTTAACGAATACCGATGAAAACCCAATTGCCTGGTATATCGAAAAACCTTCTATTGAACCTGTAGTTTTTGGCGATTGGATTGGAAAAGTTTCGGAAGGAAAATCATCTACGAATTTCAATAATATTTTCTTCAATCCGCATGGGCATGGAACACATACGGAATGTCTGGGACATATTACCAATGATTTTTACAGCATCAATCAATCATTGAAACAGTTTTTCTTTACTGCAAAATTGATTACGATTGAACCTGAAAAAATTGGTGATGATTTCGTTATTACAAAAGATCAAATTGCAAGCTTGGTTACTGAAAAAACAGAAGCTTTAATTATCAGGACACTTCCAAATCAGCTGGATAAAAAATCAAGAAAATATTCGAATACCAATCCGCCATATTTGGCTGAAGACGCCGCGATTTTCATCCGCGAAAGCGAAATTCAACATTTATTGATTGATTTGCCTAGTGTGGATAAAGAACATGACGAAGGAAAATTATTGGCTCACAAAGCGTTTTGGAATGTAAAAGACACTGTGAATCTAAATCAAGACGCGAGATTAAATGCTACAATAACCGAAATGATTTATGTGCCGGATGAAATCGAAGACGGAAATTATATTCTAAATCTTCAAATCGCTTCTTTCGAAAATGATGCGAGTCCAAGCAAACCGATTTTATACAAAATTGCAGATTTTAGATTGTAG
- a CDS encoding DUF502 domain-containing protein, whose product MKSIFKIIKATFLGGILFLVPLVVLLVILEKGYHIIQKVTLPLVDNLPRIHVLGLALRELVGILLIILFCFIAGILARTAFAKKLILKIENGILSFVPGYSFMKGINENILGIESNKDLKVILVPTDAGWQFAFLIEQINENNFTVFVPDAPNPWSGSVVFVEKKDIKEIDITQKQALACIRKLGYGSKELLKNKL is encoded by the coding sequence ATGAAAAGCATTTTTAAAATAATCAAAGCAACTTTTTTAGGCGGAATTCTCTTTTTGGTTCCATTGGTTGTACTTCTGGTTATTCTTGAAAAAGGATATCACATTATTCAAAAAGTAACGCTGCCTCTTGTTGACAATCTGCCAAGAATACACGTTTTAGGTTTAGCACTTCGGGAACTGGTTGGAATACTACTCATCATTCTTTTTTGTTTTATTGCAGGTATTTTAGCCCGAACTGCATTTGCTAAAAAACTGATTCTAAAAATAGAAAACGGCATTTTGAGTTTCGTTCCCGGCTATTCGTTTATGAAAGGCATAAATGAAAATATTCTGGGAATTGAATCCAACAAAGATTTAAAAGTCATCTTAGTTCCTACTGATGCCGGCTGGCAGTTTGCTTTTTTAATAGAGCAGATAAACGAAAACAACTTTACTGTTTTTGTTCCGGATGCGCCAAATCCGTGGAGCGGATCAGTGGTTTTCGTAGAGAAAAAAGATATTAAAGAAATCGATATTACTCAAAAACAAGCTTTGGCCTGCATTCGGAAATTAGGCTACGGTTCTAAAGAATTGTTAAAAAACAAACTCTGA
- a CDS encoding mevalonate kinase family protein: MKGPLFYSKILLFGEYGIIRDSKGLSIPYNFYNGALKKSEDPSAEAVSSNRSLRSFASYLEVLQTQQPELVTFDLETLQKDVETGMYFDSSIPQGYGVGSSGALVAAIYDKYATNKITVLENLTREKLLQLKNIFSQMESFFHGKSSGLDPLNSYLSIPILINSKDNIEATGIPTQSFDGKGAVFLLDSGIVGETAPMVNIFMENLKDKGFRAMLKNQFVKYTDACVENFLHGDMKSLFTNTKKLSKVVLNNFKPMIPEQFHGIWQHGIDTNDYYLKLCGSGGGGYILGFTEDLERAKVSLKDYKLEVVYQF; the protein is encoded by the coding sequence ATGAAAGGACCACTATTTTACTCAAAAATATTACTCTTTGGAGAATACGGAATCATCCGCGACTCTAAAGGACTTTCTATCCCTTATAACTTTTATAACGGCGCTTTGAAAAAAAGCGAAGATCCTTCGGCAGAAGCAGTTTCATCAAACAGAAGTTTAAGAAGTTTTGCTTCTTATCTTGAAGTTTTACAGACTCAGCAGCCGGAATTGGTCACTTTCGATTTAGAAACCCTGCAAAAAGATGTCGAAACCGGAATGTATTTCGATTCCAGTATTCCGCAGGGATACGGTGTAGGAAGCAGCGGTGCACTTGTAGCGGCTATTTATGATAAATATGCTACGAACAAAATCACGGTTTTGGAAAATCTTACGCGTGAAAAACTATTACAGTTAAAAAATATATTTTCGCAGATGGAAAGCTTTTTCCACGGAAAAAGTTCTGGTTTAGACCCATTAAACAGCTATTTGAGCATTCCAATCCTGATTAATTCTAAAGACAATATTGAAGCAACCGGAATCCCGACTCAAAGTTTTGACGGAAAAGGGGCTGTGTTTTTATTAGATTCAGGAATTGTGGGCGAAACCGCTCCTATGGTTAACATTTTTATGGAAAACCTAAAAGACAAAGGTTTCCGTGCGATGCTTAAAAACCAGTTTGTAAAATATACCGATGCGTGCGTAGAAAACTTCCTGCACGGCGATATGAAATCTTTGTTTACCAATACTAAAAAACTCTCTAAAGTAGTTTTAAACAACTTTAAACCAATGATTCCGGAACAATTTCACGGAATCTGGCAGCACGGAATCGATACCAACGATTATTACCTAAAACTCTGCGGTTCTGGCGGAGGCGGTTATATACTAGGTTTTACTGAAGATTTAGAACGTGCTAAAGTTTCTTTAAAAGACTATAAACTAGAAGTTGTATATCAGTTTTAA